CCTATTGGTAAATCAATGGGGCTATTATTAGCCATTGTTGCTTATATTGCTGTTGGCCCTCTTTTCGCTACACCGCGTACTGCAACCGTCTCCTTTAAGGTGGGTATTGCTCCTTTAGTGGGTGATACTGAATTATCATTGCTGATTTACAGCATTGTCTATTTTTTAATTGTTATTGGGATTTCGCTTTATCCTGGAAAATTGTTAGATAGTGTTGGTCATATTTTGGCACCAATTAAAATTTTGGCATTGGGGGTATTAGGTGTTGCAGCAGTATTTTGGCCTGCGGGAGGCGCTATTCCGGCCACTGATGCTTATCGTGATATGGCATTGACTCAAGGCTTTATTAACGGTTACCTCACTATGGATACCTTAGGCGCAATGGTTTTTGGTATCGTGATTGTTAATGCGGCACGCTCTCGGGGCATTGATAATTCCTCACTGTTAACACGTTATACCATGTGGGCTGGTATTATTGCGGGGATATTGTTAACTGCGATTTATTTAAGTTTATTTAAATTAGGTTCTAGCAGTGGCAGCATTATTCCGGGTGCACAAGATGGTGCAGATATTTTACATGCCTATGTTCAGTATACTTTCGGTAATTTTGGCAGCTTTTTCTTAGCGGTGCTGATTTTCTTAGCCTGTATGGTGACAGCTGTTGGTTTAACGTGTGCATGTGCTGAGTTCTTTAGTCGCTATTTACCTATCTCTTATCGTACATTGGTATTGATCTTAGCGATATTCTCTGCTGTTGTTTCAAACTTAGGGTTAAGTAAACTGATCGCGTTTTCTATTCCTGTGCTGATCATGATTTATCCACCTTGTATTGTGATTATTTTAATGAGTTTCACATTACGATTGTGGAATAATCCAAGCCGTATTATTGTCCCTGCAATGGCGATTAGCTTATTTTTCGGTATTTTTGATGCCATAAAAGCGTCTGATTATCTGAAACATTTATTACCAGAGTGGGCGACAAAATTACCATTAAGTGAGCAAGGTTTAGCGTGGTTGATCCCAGTATTAGTGACGATTGTTGTATGTGGTATTTACGATAAAATTGCAGGCTCACAGAGTAAAAAAGTGATCCATACTGAAATGCTTAATAAGCAATAAAGTACATTGATTTGAAAAGTAAAAAGGGAAACGAAAGTTTCCCTTTTTTAATGGTATATGTTTGAGGTATTAATTAATAAAAGTAGAGCCCTGTTTTATATCCGCAATAGGATGCTGATCTTCATCTAAATAGTAATGAACTCCGGCGACGATACCCTCTTCACCTTCATAGAAGATCTTAAAGCGAGTACGATTGCCGTCGTGATATGCAATTACGGCACTACCGCCTTTTCCTAAGCAGAACTGATGAAGATTACCTGTTGAGATACAAATACTGTCGTCACCAGATACTGTGACTTTACAGTTATCTCCAGTATTAATCGCAACGGCGTTGTGTCCTGTGACATTGATTTGCGCTAAATCACCCGTATTCGCAATTTTAGCGCGAGGTTGAGAGGCCGTAATAAAATTACGCATACCACTGTTTGCAATATGAACACCATTGCCTGAGGCATAAATTTTGACATCATTACCACTATTACAAATGCGAGAACGGCCACCTAAACTACCAATACGGCACTGATTTCCTGTATTACACATTTTTCCTGCAAAACCGGAATTCATGAGTTGATTACTATAGCCTGTATTGGCAATGCTATTTTCATCACCAGAAAAAGCCACAATGTTATTACTACCACATAAAGCAAGATCAGTGCTGAGTTGCTGACTTTGTAAAATTAGCTGATGCCATTCGGTAGAAAATTGAATATTTTCAGAGGTAGGTAAAGTATTGTGATAGGGCAGACGTTGTAATGTGATGCCTTGCGGTTGTTTATTACCGAGCAGGAACAAGATGTTTTCCATGACTTCTTGTTCCTGTTTGGCAAAGGAGGCTTCGCTAAAATGACGCAAATAAATATATTGAATCAAGCTTTCTATCCATTGTGTACGGCGCTGTTTTATTAACTCACTATGGATAGCTCTGTAAGTGCCTCCATCCGGAAAATAACGTAAAAACCAACGATAAAGCGAAGTGGAAACATGCAGTTGTCGTAAGTCTTCTTTTGTTAATGTGATATTTTCCTTTGAAGGGACTGACATATAAGCTCCTTAATAAATCTCTTTATTAGTGTCTGTGATAGCCATCAACCATACTGCGAAATGTTTGAAACGGTGTTCTTCCTGTTGTACACAGATAAAGGTGGCCAATGATAAAAAAGACACTACATACTGCTAATATCTGGTGTGCGATTAATAACCATGCTTTAAACATTACTGCATCAGCAGGAATAAACGTTGGGTTTTGAAGTAAAACACCTGTTATCAAAAGCAGTGGAACTAATGCATACATCACACCTAAATAGGCCATTTGTTGCAGTGGATTAAACTTCACATTAGGGGTTGCAGGGAAGGGGTGATCTTCTCCTTTAATAATCCCATAAAGATAAAAACGAGTTTGCATAAAGGCACGTTGAAACCAGTTTTTACTATCAATGCGGTAAAACTTACCATTACCGCCGACAAGATTAATAAATACAAAGGATAACCAGCATACTAAGAGTAGATAACCACAGATCTCATGCACACTGACCAATAACGCCGTATCGTGAGTAGAAAGGAGAGCGAAATGGTTAATGCCACCACTAACGAGCAATAAAATAAATAAAGAGGCGTTACTCCAATGCCATAAACGTACAGCTTTAGAGTAAAGATAGAGTTTCTCTTCTTGGTGTGATTGACCATGTGGTGTGGCAAAGCGATAACGTAAAAAACCATGAAGTGCGAGCACGAGTAGCATGCCAACAAACAATACACCTGCAATAATTAACCAAAGTGGTAAATAGTCTGGTGTATAAATTAAGACATACTCTTTTAGTGTGGCTTGGAACTGCGCACTGTCTGGCATAGTATTGACGATACTCATACTTTACCCTCCTCTTGAGCATGAGGCCCTACACGGCGATAAAGATGGGGTTTTCCTACACCATCAAGTTGATAAATATAATACTCGTGTGTTTTAAGCCATTCTCGAATTTGAGGGCTGTCCTCTCTACCAAATAACAAGGCATTTTGTGGACAAGCACTCACACAAATTGGTGGGAAGCCTTTTTGTAATCGAGACTCAAGACAAAAATCACATTTATCAGCAACATGTGTCACAGGGTTAAGATAACGTACTTGATATGGACATGCTGATATACAGTAGCTACAGCCGATACATTTCTCTTTATTTACACGTACAATGCCATTAGTTTCATCACGCCAAGAGGCACCTGTAGGGCATACAGGAATACAAGGTGCATCCTCACATTGCTGGCAAGAGTGTCTAAAGAAATGGTACTTGTCGTTATCTTCTTTTAGGCTCAATGGAATATGAGCAATATCCATTCTTGCCATTCCAGTTGGAACTTTATTTAATCGACGGCATGCAGTGGCACAAATATTACAGCCATTACAAAGTGTCTCATCATGGATCATGGAATAACGGATTGGTTTCTTTTCAGCGGTTGCCGCAAGCGCATTTCCTAATGGCGCACTGAAAAAAATGACCGATCCCATGCCTGCTACAAATTTACGGCGAGAAACACGCATTATTTTTGCTCCTCAGTCTGATGATGTTGTAATACCCACATGACATTTCGTGGATAAGATAGAACGTTAAGGATTTTCATGTTGTTCTACCTCTATCCATTCAGTTAAGCCGCGTGCTTTGCCATAACTCATTAACGTATTGCTAAAGAGATAAGGGGCATCGTTAGACGCTAAAATTTGCTGAATATCTTGAAAGTCAGGGTGGTCTTTCATCAGGGTCAGTGCATCTTCAATCTCTGAAGCCGTGTAATGAAAGGGGTCAGACATCAACATGCTTTGTTTCAATGGGCGAGGATAGGTTTCGCACTCAAATCGAACCACTCCCGCAATTGCGGTACAAATATCCGCATGGTGGTTTAATAATTGCAATTGTGCGAAGTTATCTGACATAAATTCATCAGAGTAAAAATAATCCTCACCATTGAGACTTAAATGGGCGATATCAATAAACTCGTCACTTTTTAACGCGGTTTCTAACAGCACAATATCCTCTTGAGTCAAAGAATAAGGCGCATCATACAGCGTTGAAATAGCTAGTAGTTCACCTTCTTTTGAACATTGACGTATTGCATTCGCGAGATGTTGTTCAGCAGATAATTCTGCGATTTCTTCAACCTGTTCTTCTTCAAGTCCCATTGTGGTGTTAGCACTGCGTCCAACACCTGTTTCTGATAATGGTAGTAGCCAACGGCGACGAGAAATATCAGGTTGCTCTAACGCAATATCTGCATCATCAGCAATATCCGGTGGTATAGAAGCTGATGCATTTTGTTCTATCATCATGATCTCCTTCTTTTACCGATTAACTTGGTAATAAACCACGAGATGCTAAATCGTCAGCAATATCTTGCAATCCAAGGCGAACCAACGTTTCTTTTGTTGGGCAACCTAATTGCGGATCCCAACCCATTTCTTCATAGAACATGGTGAGAGAAAGTTGCATATCATCTCTGTCCATTTTGTCTGTACCTTCAGTAAAGACAGGAATATCAGGATCTTTATCGAATACCCATGAGCAAATTTGGTCATGCTCATTACGCATATCCATGGTATTCATTAATTTAACGGTATAAGCACGGTGTAAAGTAAAGATACGCTCTGAAGCTAAATCCAGATCTTTAGAGGTTGTCGGTTCACCCGTGATAGCGGTAAAGAATTTGGCTTCCATTTCTAAGTCGCCACGATAATTACGGCTCTTATGAGGTGAAACTGTCATTGGCCAAACCCAATTACATAAAGTGACAGCATCGTGTAAGCAACTACGTAAAATTGTCCATTTGGTGTAAGCAATTTTGGCTTTATTGATTGGTGTGTAGTTTTTGGTTTCATCAAAGGCATCACCAGAACCAAATAGCTCACCCGCAATCTCTTTTTGTAGTTTCAGAGGCAAACCACTGCCAATATAGTTAATATGAGTATGTGTCATCGCATCGCGGTTAAACATACAGTTAACGATAGAACCGACTTGGGCAGAGGCTTCATTGGCGTGGTGAATAGGGAAGCCCATTGGTGACCAGAGCTTATTTTTCTTGTTCGCCCAATACTCTTCACCTAAATTCCAGCGTTGTGCTATTAGGTAAGAGCCATCAGCAAGGTGACTAAATTCACCTTTACGGTGCGCTAAGCGATAATAGAAATCTTTGATAAATTCAGGATCACCTTCTTCAAGCTTATCCCAAGGGATATCATTATATTCTTCTTCAGAAAGCACACGCTTAAATACGCCGTGGGTATAACAATAGGTAAAGTCACGATGAAGTTGGCCGTAGTTACACCAAAGTCCCATATCATCAAAAATATTCAGACCGACTAAGTTACCTACAACGTTACCATCTCCTTTTTTCTCTATATCTTTAGGGCCATTAGGGAAAATGGTTGTGTGAACGAAGTTTGCAACACAAGTATTACCACCTGTTTGTGGTACACCGAACTTTTTCGCTTGTGGAACATTGAGTTGAGCCATACAACGGATAGGGCAAGAGTGGCAACCTCCCATTTTTACGGTGTATTCTTCAGCTTCAGGACCTAAGTCAAAGGTTGATTTCATCGTTCTGAAACCAACAGTATTGATATCACCTGGAGGGATTTCACCGGTCTCAATAGGGCCACCTTCTGCTGCTCCCCAATAAAGCCCTTTACGTGCAGTCCAACGAGAGCCTGGGTGAGAATATTCAGCCCAAGATTGTGGTGTGCTTGGTACAACGTGATTGTTATTAGAGCCAATCAGTTGTGTCATCATGTAGTCGTTAAGCTCTTTTAATGCTTTACGATCAGCAACGTTAACGCCACGACTGCCTTCTACCACAATGGCTTTTAATTTTTTAGAACCTAATATGGCACCTACACCCGCACCGCCACTGTGGTTACGGCTATTAATGATGCCAGATAAAGGTACGAGATTCTCACCTGCCGGGCCAATGGTTGCGACACAAGCCTCAGGGCTTGTTTGCGCACACAATTCTTCTGTGGTTTGACGAACACCTTTTCCCCATAAGAAAGAGGCATCTTCAATTGAAACTTGGTCATCATCAATATGGATCCAAACAGGCTTATCTGATTTACCTTCAATAATCAGTGAGTCATAGCCAGCAAATTTCATCCATGCGGCAAAAAAACCCCCCATATGGGCATCAACAACGAGATTGCCACGTGTAAATGTGGAAAGAGAAGTGATATTAACGCGAGAGCTACAAGGTGCACCTGATCCAGTTAAAGGTCCTACCGCGAAGACAACTTTGTTTTCTTCATCAAAGGGTTTAACACCAGGACCAACTTCGTCATACATTATTTTATAACCAAAGCCCATACCACCAATTAAGGATTTAAATTTGCTTGAGCTTTCGCGAGTGATGGCACCGGTAGTTAAATTAATTCTTAGAATATTTCCAGTCCAGCCGTTAATCATAATATTGCTTCCTAATCTAAATGTGGTTCAGTGATGTGATTGTATGGATTTTATTAAACAGTAATTTCTTTCCATTCAATGATTTGCAACGCACCTGTTGGGCACGCTGATGCACACTCGCCACATAAATTACATTTGCCGGATTTTTTAGTTTGTGGATTGACCGTCGCCATCATCCACGGGCAAGCCGTTGTACAGGCCGCACAACCGATACAACGACGCGTATCAACGACAATACAGCCGAATTCTTCTTGATAGCGGATCGCTTTTACAGGACAAACTTTCATACATTCTGGATCTTTACATTGACGACAAGTATCCGTTGTAAAGTTTAAATCACCATAAAGCCCACCACCGGAGCCAATGCCTTTATCACCAAAATAGAAATGACGATGAATTTTAGTTCGAGAGAAGAAAGAACCAACACTTCCATCGTTCCAGGTTGTACATGCTGTTTCACAACGGTGACAGCCAGTACAACGTGCTCGATTAGTGACTAAAACACCTTTAGGTGTCGTGGTTAATTGAATGATGCCGCTGTCTATTTCTTCTTGCTTACAACCTAAAAGAGAAAGCAATGCGGGTGCTATAGTGATCCCTGCAAGCCCTTTACCGGATATTCGCAGAAACTCTAGTCTTGATAGCCCAATATCTAATATTGGACGATGATGTGTATCAGACATTAATATTTATCTCCGCTTAACTAATTTAATAAGAAATAAGTTGTGATGATAAATTCTTTATTTATCCGCTTGCTTTACCGCTATATAAAAAATATAATAACGATATCGTTAGAAGATATATTATAAATTTAAACTTTTTTATGATTAAAAAACACGTTGTAGTAAAATGTTAAATATTTGTATTTACAATGTGTTATCTCCATTTTTTCACGTATTTTTATTATCCTTTCTGATAGTGTGGTTATTAAAAAATTTATTCTGTGATTACTATCATAGAAATAAAAATAATTCGTGATATTTAATTTTTTTAATTAAATGATTATTGTTTTTATCTGTAGTTACGAAAGAGAATAAATACCATTTATATATATTCTATTATTGAAGTTAAATTAAAGGTGATTTGCTCTTATATTATTTCTAATATTATTATTTTAATAATAAATTGATATTTGATGTTAATTAATTATTTAATCAAAAACGGGTATTGATTATTATTAATAGAATAAAATATGAATGAATTGTAAAACCATGACTAGATCATTTTTATAAAAAAAGAAACCTTTTCTAATCAAGAGAAGGTTTCTTATATTACTATTATTCTGTGGTTTAGTGATCAGTAACCCACAGCCTTACCTGCAGGGCGACGAACATCATTTGAGCCATAAAGATAACCTTCACGTACTGCGCCAGAAACAGCAGAATCATTACCTGATGATGCAGGGATCACACCTTCCTCTCCAGGGAGTCCGACCATAATGAGTTCAGCTGCTCCCCATGGCGTTTGCTCTACCATTTTATATCCCATAGCCGTGAGTTTTTCTAACGTATCTTTTGATAGCCCGCGTTGTTCATAATAAACCTCATCAGGTAACCATTGATGATGAATACGAGGGCTATTAACCGCTTCTTGTGGTGGCATACCAAACTCAATGATATTAAGTGCAGTTTGTAAGGTGATTGAGATAATACGAGAGCCTCCTGGTGATCCTAAAATCAGGAAAGGTTTGCCTTCTTTAGTGACAATAGTTGGGCTCATTGACGATAGTGGGCGTTTTAATGGTGCAATGCTATTACGTTCACCTTGCACTAAACCATAGAGGTTTTTTTCACCGACTTTGGTTGTAAAATCATCCATCTCATTATTAAGGAAAAAGCCTGTGCCTGGGGCAATAACAACAGCACCAAAACGACCATTAATGGTGTAAGTGGTCGAAACTGCATTGCCGTCTTTATCCATTACAGAATAGTGTGTTGTTTCAGGACTTTCATGAGGCGCTATGCCAGGTTGTACATTTTCTGATGGCGTTGCTTTATTCGGTTTAATTTGTTGGCGGAGTTCGGTGGCATAAGTTTTACTTAATAACTTTTCTGTTGGATTTTTAATAAATTGAGGATCACCAAGGAACGTGTTTCTGTCCATATAAGCATGGCGCATTGCTTCTGTCAGAGTATGAACATATTCAGCAGAGTTAAAGCCCATCGATTTAAGATCGTAACCTTCTAAAATATTCAACGTTTGACAGATAGTGATGCCACCCGAACTTGGCGGTGGTGCAGAAATAAACTCATAACCTCGATAAGTACAGGTGATAGGTTTGGTTTCTGTAATCGTGAAGTTAGCAAAATCTTCTTGGGTTAACAGACCATTATGTTGTTTCGACGCCTCTTCAACTTTTTTAGGGATTTCACCTTGATAAAATGCATCAGCACCTTGGTTTGCAATCAGTTCAAGTGTATTGGCTAAGTCAGTTTGAATTAGACGATCACCCGGTTGCCATGGAGTTCCATCTGGCTTTAAGAAAATTTTTGCCGATTCAGGATCTTGTTTAAAGCGCTCTGTTGTTGTTTCTAATACATCCGTATCAGCACGCGTTAAAATATAGCCTTCTCTTGCAAGCTTAATAGCAGGTGCCATGACATCTTTACGTGAAAGTGTACCGTATTTTTCTAACGCAGAATCAAGACCTTTGACTGTACCGGGGACGCCTGACGCAAGATAACCGTATAAACTGGCATCTTTAATTAAATTACCTTCTTTATCTAAATACATATTTTTAGAAGCCGCTGTGGGTGCTGTTTCCCTAAAATTAATAAAGGTATTTGTGCCATCAGCAAGGTGTATGGTCATAAAACCACCACCACCAATATTACCACAGCAAGCATTTACGACAGCTTGCGCATAACCAACAGCAACGGCTGCATCAATGGCATTCCCTCCTTTTTGTAAAATATCATTCCCTACTTGGGATGCTAAATGTTGAGAAGAGACAACCATACCATGTTGTGCTTCAACAGCAGGCTCATAGGCTGCATAAAGTGAATGTGAAAAAAGGGCAGTGAGTAACAGCAGGTGAGTTCTTTTTATAATAATCATTATTATCTCCATTAATAACAGTGAGTTATCTTAAATAAAGACAAGCAAAATAGGAGTGGTATACGCTGTTATTAATATTAATTAACAATTGCGTAACAATAAGTATAGAGAGAGGTTATTGTTGAGGTGAATTTTTTTTGATGTGATGATCACAAAATTCTCTTTAAGCTGGCAAATAATAAGATTATGGATAATTAATAATGGTAATAAGGGGATGATTTAAGAATAGATAAGTGAGGCGATAAACAATAAAAAAGCCTGTTTTCACAGGCTTTTAGAAATACTTTAGCTTACTGTTAAATTACAGTTTGCCAGAGTTTGCTTTCAGGTATTTAGCAACGCCGTCTGGAGATGCGCCCATACCTTCTTGACCTTTTTCCCACTGTGCTGGGCAAACATCGCCGTGCTCTTCGTGGAATTGCAGTGCGTCAACCATACGGATCATTTCATCAATGTTACGACCTAATGGCAGATCGTTAACGACTTGGTGACGAACAACACCTTCTTTGTCAATTAAGAATGAACCACGTAGTGCAACGCCCGCTTCTGGGTGTTCGATGCCGTAAGCTTTGATGATGTCATGTTTGATATCAGCAACCATTGGGTATCTAACTTCACCAATACCACCATCATCAATTGGGGTTTTACGCCATGCGTTATGAACAAATTCTGAGTCCATAGAAACACCGATGATTTCAACACCACGTTTTTTGAACTCTTCAAAACGGTGATCAAATGCAATCAGCTCTGAAGGGCAAACAAAAGTAAAATCCATTGGCCAGAAGAAAATAACGGCAGGTTTGCCTTTGATAAATGAATGCAGGTTGAAATCATTAACAATCTCACCATTACCTAAAACGGCAGCAGCTGTGAAATCAGGGGCTTTGCGAGTAACCAGAACCATAATGTACTCCTGTAAATTGAAAGAGTTTAGAGGGGTTATATTCGTCATATTTCAAGTTGTAGCGTTGTTGACTGCATTGACTCGCACTAGCCTCATACTATTGTATGCTTCTAGTGACTCATTTACTTGTCGCCTAGCTACACTTCGAACTATTTAGAGTATGTACCCTGTTTTTAAATAATAACTACAGCATAAATAATCAATCGCTATTGATAAAGTTAAACAGAACAATCTATTTGATAGATTATAACTATTAACTGAATACAACAAAGTAGGATTATTTATGACTCCTTGTATGACGGCTTATTCTAATCAACTTTGAAAATGAATACTATGCTTGTTAACAAATCGTTACGAATAATATGATACGTTGACTTAGAATCTCTTTGGTTTATCAAATGTGATCTCAAAATATGACAAAAAAGATGAACGTCAAAAGGGCTTTAAATGTATCAGTCATCGAGTTGATGATGCTGTGCTCTTTCTAGCAATTGTGGATAAAACTGCCAAAAAATTTCA
This genomic stretch from Proteus vulgaris harbors:
- the brnQ_1 gene encoding branched-chain amino acid transport system II carrier protein: MLRYFDVINRYCNYILTKLMAHRLTSRDILALGFMTFALFVGAGNIIFPPMVGLQSGEFVWTAAIGFLVTGVGLPVLTIVALAKVGGGIEALSTPIGKSMGLLLAIVAYIAVGPLFATPRTATVSFKVGIAPLVGDTELSLLIYSIVYFLIVIGISLYPGKLLDSVGHILAPIKILALGVLGVAAVFWPAGGAIPATDAYRDMALTQGFINGYLTMDTLGAMVFGIVIVNAARSRGIDNSSLLTRYTMWAGIIAGILLTAIYLSLFKLGSSSGSIIPGAQDGADILHAYVQYTFGNFGSFFLAVLIFLACMVTAVGLTCACAEFFSRYLPISYRTLVLILAIFSAVVSNLGLSKLIAFSIPVLIMIYPPCIVIILMSFTLRLWNNPSRIIVPAMAISLFFGIFDAIKASDYLKHLLPEWATKLPLSEQGLAWLIPVLVTIVVCGIYDKIAGSQSKKVIHTEMLNKQ
- a CDS encoding oxidoreductase, cytochrome b subunit translates to MSIVNTMPDSAQFQATLKEYVLIYTPDYLPLWLIIAGVLFVGMLLVLALHGFLRYRFATPHGQSHQEEKLYLYSKAVRLWHWSNASLFILLLVSGGINHFALLSTHDTALLVSVHEICGYLLLVCWLSFVFINLVGGNGKFYRIDSKNWFQRAFMQTRFYLYGIIKGEDHPFPATPNVKFNPLQQMAYLGVMYALVPLLLITGVLLQNPTFIPADAVMFKAWLLIAHQILAVCSVFFIIGHLYLCTTGRTPFQTFRSMVDGYHRH
- the fdoH_2 gene encoding oxidoreductase, Fe-S subunit, which gives rise to MRVSRRKFVAGMGSVIFFSAPLGNALAATAEKKPIRYSMIHDETLCNGCNICATACRRLNKVPTGMARMDIAHIPLSLKEDNDKYHFFRHSCQQCEDAPCIPVCPTGASWRDETNGIVRVNKEKCIGCSYCISACPYQVRYLNPVTHVADKCDFCLESRLQKGFPPICVSACPQNALLFGREDSPQIREWLKTHEYYIYQLDGVGKPHLYRRVGPHAQEEGKV
- a CDS encoding putative oxidoreductase, translated to MINGWTGNILRINLTTGAITRESSSKFKSLIGGMGFGYKIMYDEVGPGVKPFDEENKVVFAVGPLTGSGAPCSSRVNITSLSTFTRGNLVVDAHMGGFFAAWMKFAGYDSLIIEGKSDKPVWIHIDDDQVSIEDASFLWGKGVRQTTEELCAQTSPEACVATIGPAGENLVPLSGIINSRNHSGGAGVGAILGSKKLKAIVVEGSRGVNVADRKALKELNDYMMTQLIGSNNNHVVPSTPQSWAEYSHPGSRWTARKGLYWGAAEGGPIETGEIPPGDINTVGFRTMKSTFDLGPEAEEYTVKMGGCHSCPIRCMAQLNVPQAKKFGVPQTGGNTCVANFVHTTIFPNGPKDIEKKGDGNVVGNLVGLNIFDDMGLWCNYGQLHRDFTYCYTHGVFKRVLSEEEYNDIPWDKLEEGDPEFIKDFYYRLAHRKGEFSHLADGSYLIAQRWNLGEEYWANKKNKLWSPMGFPIHHANEASAQVGSIVNCMFNRDAMTHTHINYIGSGLPLKLQKEIAGELFGSGDAFDETKNYTPINKAKIAYTKWTILRSCLHDAVTLCNWVWPMTVSPHKSRNYRGDLEMEAKFFTAITGEPTTSKDLDLASERIFTLHRAYTVKLMNTMDMRNEHDQICSWVFDKDPDIPVFTEGTDKMDRDDMQLSLTMFYEEMGWDPQLGCPTKETLVRLGLQDIADDLASRGLLPS
- the ydhY gene encoding anaerobic reductase component B, with amino-acid sequence MSDTHHRPILDIGLSRLEFLRISGKGLAGITIAPALLSLLGCKQEEIDSGIIQLTTTPKGVLVTNRARCTGCHRCETACTTWNDGSVGSFFSRTKIHRHFYFGDKGIGSGGGLYGDLNFTTDTCRQCKDPECMKVCPVKAIRYQEEFGCIVVDTRRCIGCAACTTACPWMMATVNPQTKKSGKCNLCGECASACPTGALQIIEWKEITV
- the ggt gene encoding gamma-glutamyltranspeptidase, whose translation is MIIIKRTHLLLLTALFSHSLYAAYEPAVEAQHGMVVSSQHLASQVGNDILQKGGNAIDAAVAVGYAQAVVNACCGNIGGGGFMTIHLADGTNTFINFRETAPTAASKNMYLDKEGNLIKDASLYGYLASGVPGTVKGLDSALEKYGTLSRKDVMAPAIKLAREGYILTRADTDVLETTTERFKQDPESAKIFLKPDGTPWQPGDRLIQTDLANTLELIANQGADAFYQGEIPKKVEEASKQHNGLLTQEDFANFTITETKPITCTYRGYEFISAPPPSSGGITICQTLNILEGYDLKSMGFNSAEYVHTLTEAMRHAYMDRNTFLGDPQFIKNPTEKLLSKTYATELRQQIKPNKATPSENVQPGIAPHESPETTHYSVMDKDGNAVSTTYTINGRFGAVVIAPGTGFFLNNEMDDFTTKVGEKNLYGLVQGERNSIAPLKRPLSSMSPTIVTKEGKPFLILGSPGGSRIISITLQTALNIIEFGMPPQEAVNSPRIHHQWLPDEVYYEQRGLSKDTLEKLTAMGYKMVEQTPWGAAELIMVGLPGEEGVIPASSGNDSAVSGAVREGYLYGSNDVRRPAGKAVGY
- the ahpC_1 gene encoding alkyl hydroperoxide reductase, which codes for MVLVTRKAPDFTAAAVLGNGEIVNDFNLHSFIKGKPAVIFFWPMDFTFVCPSELIAFDHRFEEFKKRGVEIIGVSMDSEFVHNAWRKTPIDDGGIGEVRYPMVADIKHDIIKAYGIEHPEAGVALRGSFLIDKEGVVRHQVVNDLPLGRNIDEMIRMVDALQFHEEHGDVCPAQWEKGQEGMGASPDGVAKYLKANSGKL